The following proteins are co-located in the Polystyrenella longa genome:
- a CDS encoding carboxylesterase family protein: MKIYFACAFLIVSACAAQTLDQQDKPRVPNRGAGVPQKIIKAFEPHEFDGIPYRLLLPADYKPTRKYPLILNLHGGAGVGNDNISNLRNWCASFVDKNWRAKYPCIIVVPQSPGRWLITDEEIPELTESLKKTYSEAWQERIEERNYPPGPISNGSLTKVLGLIDHLSEEFNVDTNRVYVIGHSMGGFGTWNAIWAAPKRFAAAIPSAGGMLPWKDPAEFKDVPVWTFHGRLDQKVPAEFTWEIFGRIKDVGGNVKFTQLKHVGHGAAQYAFSFNGDSQEKGYVTQYSSDKCDKTENVWDWLFAQRLDKR; the protein is encoded by the coding sequence ATGAAAATCTATTTCGCGTGCGCGTTTTTGATTGTTTCTGCCTGCGCGGCTCAGACCCTTGATCAACAAGACAAACCCCGAGTGCCAAACAGGGGGGCAGGAGTTCCACAGAAAATCATCAAGGCCTTTGAGCCTCACGAGTTCGATGGGATACCATACCGTCTGCTGCTCCCCGCTGATTATAAACCCACCAGGAAATACCCACTCATCTTGAATCTGCATGGTGGGGCGGGAGTGGGTAATGATAATATTAGCAATCTGCGAAACTGGTGCGCTTCGTTTGTCGATAAGAACTGGCGGGCGAAGTATCCGTGTATCATCGTGGTTCCTCAGTCACCAGGCCGCTGGTTGATTACAGATGAGGAAATTCCGGAACTGACAGAATCGCTCAAGAAAACGTATTCCGAAGCATGGCAAGAACGGATTGAAGAGCGAAACTATCCGCCGGGCCCCATCTCCAATGGGTCGCTCACCAAAGTCTTAGGATTGATCGATCATCTTTCCGAAGAGTTCAACGTCGATACGAATCGCGTTTATGTAATCGGTCATTCGATGGGCGGGTTTGGAACATGGAACGCGATTTGGGCAGCGCCGAAGAGATTCGCCGCAGCGATCCCCAGCGCGGGCGGAATGCTACCCTGGAAGGATCCTGCAGAGTTCAAGGACGTCCCCGTCTGGACATTTCACGGTAGACTCGACCAGAAAGTCCCAGCGGAGTTTACTTGGGAAATCTTCGGACGCATAAAGGACGTCGGCGGAAACGTGAAGTTCACCCAACTGAAGCATGTGGGCCACGGGGCCGCGCAATATGCTTTTTCCTTCAACGGCGACAGTCAAGAGAAAGGCTACGTCACTCAATACAGTAGCGATAAGTGTGACAAAACGGAGAATGTCTGGGACTGGCTCTTCGCTCAGCGGCTGGACAAGCGGTAG
- a CDS encoding TolC family protein, with amino-acid sequence MNVLEESASEEKKEESQNSIKLVSEEVGNTAIASASDNEASEAEINALEFSGVTPGEIDQVNQELEFSETLQLLDVVRSVHDTYPALEILYLERQIANGKQLSAWGEFDTKLKGFSENQPSGYYQTYRQNAEVYQPIYHGGEFFGGYRIGRGDFEPWYLERQTNDGGEFKLGMRVPLLRNREIDNRRAELWRATYERQRVQPEIRSNLIYFVRDASVAYWTWVAAGQQVKVYEAALELSNKRNSKLKRRLETGDLDPPVFQDNVRSLRLREAKLIDRKRKLDQSAVKLSLYYRSPGGDPLLPVPALLPELQNLELIPSGELEVGLQKALASRPEIQVINAEIRKFSVDYAEARNDLLPNLDTQIQGKQDVGEPTSSKRDKSEFELEAGIYVEVPLQRRKARGKIQTSSAKIAQLNIKREFLKDKIIAEVQSAYAGVKAAEERIEKAVEARELAEYISEVERRKFDLGRSDLLAVFLREQYAIEAADGEIESRLEYQLALADYLAALADDLLSTF; translated from the coding sequence TTGAATGTCCTTGAGGAATCAGCATCAGAGGAAAAAAAGGAAGAGAGTCAGAATTCAATAAAGTTAGTATCGGAAGAGGTCGGCAATACGGCCATTGCATCCGCCAGCGATAATGAAGCAAGTGAAGCAGAGATCAATGCTCTCGAATTCAGTGGAGTCACGCCGGGTGAAATCGACCAAGTTAACCAGGAGTTAGAGTTCTCAGAGACGTTGCAATTACTCGACGTCGTTCGGTCGGTTCATGACACATACCCTGCGTTGGAGATTCTTTATCTGGAAAGACAAATCGCCAATGGTAAACAGCTTTCTGCCTGGGGTGAATTCGATACGAAACTCAAAGGGTTCAGCGAGAATCAACCGAGTGGCTATTACCAGACCTACCGCCAGAATGCAGAGGTTTATCAGCCCATCTACCATGGAGGTGAATTCTTCGGTGGTTATCGAATTGGTCGCGGTGATTTTGAACCCTGGTATCTTGAGCGTCAAACTAACGACGGTGGGGAATTTAAATTAGGAATGCGAGTTCCCCTGTTACGAAACCGTGAGATAGACAATCGCCGGGCTGAATTATGGCGTGCAACTTACGAACGTCAGCGGGTCCAACCCGAAATACGCTCAAATCTCATTTACTTTGTTCGCGACGCGTCTGTCGCTTACTGGACATGGGTTGCGGCTGGTCAGCAAGTAAAAGTGTATGAAGCTGCTTTAGAACTATCCAATAAGCGGAATAGCAAACTCAAACGACGTTTGGAAACGGGCGACCTCGACCCTCCCGTTTTCCAGGACAATGTCCGGTCGCTTCGACTTCGAGAAGCCAAGCTGATTGATCGCAAGCGAAAACTGGATCAGTCCGCAGTAAAACTATCTCTTTACTATCGATCTCCAGGAGGCGACCCGCTCCTCCCCGTGCCAGCACTTCTTCCCGAACTTCAAAACCTGGAATTAATACCCTCCGGAGAACTCGAAGTCGGACTCCAGAAGGCACTTGCCAGCCGACCTGAAATCCAAGTGATCAACGCAGAAATTCGCAAATTCTCGGTCGACTATGCGGAAGCCAGAAATGACCTGCTCCCGAATCTTGATACACAGATTCAAGGGAAGCAAGACGTCGGTGAGCCGACCAGCAGCAAGCGAGATAAATCTGAATTCGAATTAGAAGCGGGGATCTACGTTGAAGTCCCTTTGCAGCGTCGGAAAGCACGGGGAAAAATCCAGACTTCGTCGGCGAAAATCGCTCAGTTGAATATTAAACGAGAATTCTTAAAAGACAAAATCATCGCGGAAGTTCAATCAGCCTACGCAGGGGTTAAGGCAGCAGAAGAACGAATTGAAAAGGCGGTTGAAGCCCGAGAACTGGCGGAATACATATCCGAAGTGGAACGACGAAAGTTTGATCTTGGGCGAAGTGACCTATTAGCTGTCTTCCTTCGTGAGCAGTATGCAATTGAAGCTGCGGATGGTGAAATTGAATCTCGTCTGGAATACCAACTGGCACTCGCAGATTATCTGGCTGCATTAGCGGACGACCTACTTTCCACCTTCTGA
- a CDS encoding peptidase domain-containing ABC transporter, with protein sequence MSIWDNNSETDRVVWIFEQLMLPHHLPDRKTPERAFLDAVQAWPGPFQEKWNIWFKEASTTLGVRCRQIECHREDIQAFAETGAAVVILSERKEPELILIRPEPGSSDVLLYYQKGLRERRLSSSQFLDKLEKITSTALTPDRSVKSSPEKSIQCLVFDPLAPIDISQTAKRKLTPFQRLYRLLRPEWPDIWLILVFSFVVGLLSLTTPIAVEALVNTVAFGRFLQPVFVLAIILLIFLGLQGALRGINTYVVEIIQRRLFVRVAADLSDRLPRVRFEETEKHHLPEMVNRFFEVVTLQKVTAQLLLDGIRLLLSTIIGMAVLGFYHPWLLGFDLFLLASIAFIIFVLGYGAVDSAIKESKNKYYMAAWLEEIASSPLAFRTFGGHDFALNQTDRLISNYLVTRKAHFRVLIRQILFALGLQAVASTVLLGLGGWLVITGELTLGQLVAAELIVTVIVGAFAKIGKHMESFYDLLAGIDKLGVLFDLDLNRQDGIVGLGKKGPVEVILRNISFKRTGESPLLKSCSLQIDPGKSTCIRGISGSGKSTLLEIMCGLRKPSSGQITLDGYLPQEIRPDILQKRVALAKPNEIFHATLEDNIVLHRSDIGASDLQTLLQQIGLSESILELQDGLGTVLSSTGAPLNEKQRNLVSLARAIVAHPGLIILDGLLDAMEKDEAAKIVQYLSRPEHQWTLVVATSQSHVADLMPRVIHMSDLN encoded by the coding sequence ATGAGTATATGGGACAACAATTCGGAAACCGATCGAGTTGTCTGGATATTTGAGCAGTTGATGCTTCCGCACCATCTCCCTGACCGAAAAACACCTGAACGGGCATTTCTGGATGCCGTTCAAGCTTGGCCGGGACCGTTTCAGGAAAAATGGAACATTTGGTTTAAAGAAGCGTCAACCACACTGGGCGTACGCTGCCGACAAATTGAATGCCATCGGGAAGATATTCAGGCATTCGCGGAAACGGGTGCCGCAGTTGTCATTCTGTCCGAGCGCAAAGAACCGGAACTGATATTAATTCGTCCAGAACCTGGATCGAGCGATGTCCTTCTCTATTATCAAAAGGGACTTCGAGAACGACGATTAAGTTCCTCACAATTCCTCGACAAGCTAGAAAAAATTACTAGCACTGCCCTCACTCCAGACAGGTCTGTAAAATCGTCTCCAGAAAAATCAATTCAATGTCTGGTTTTCGATCCTCTGGCTCCTATCGACATCAGCCAAACCGCGAAACGTAAGTTGACACCATTCCAGAGACTTTACCGATTACTGCGTCCTGAGTGGCCGGACATCTGGTTAATTCTTGTGTTTTCATTCGTCGTCGGACTCCTCTCGTTAACGACACCGATCGCAGTTGAAGCCCTCGTGAACACGGTTGCCTTCGGGCGATTTCTACAACCGGTGTTTGTATTAGCGATCATTCTCTTGATTTTTCTCGGGCTCCAGGGAGCACTTCGAGGCATCAATACCTACGTCGTCGAGATTATTCAACGTCGATTATTCGTGCGAGTGGCGGCGGATTTATCCGACCGACTTCCACGTGTCCGTTTCGAAGAGACAGAAAAACATCATTTGCCCGAAATGGTAAATCGCTTCTTTGAAGTCGTAACATTGCAAAAAGTGACTGCTCAGTTATTGCTTGATGGAATCCGACTCTTATTAAGTACCATCATCGGTATGGCTGTCTTGGGATTTTATCATCCCTGGTTACTTGGATTCGACTTGTTTCTTCTTGCCTCGATTGCGTTCATCATTTTCGTGCTGGGCTATGGTGCCGTCGACAGCGCGATTAAAGAGTCCAAGAACAAATATTACATGGCTGCCTGGCTGGAAGAGATAGCCTCTTCCCCTCTTGCATTCCGAACTTTTGGTGGACATGATTTTGCGTTAAATCAAACCGACCGACTGATTTCCAATTATTTAGTCACACGTAAAGCTCATTTCCGGGTCCTTATCCGACAAATCCTTTTTGCCTTGGGACTTCAGGCGGTCGCGAGTACGGTCTTGCTTGGACTTGGTGGATGGCTAGTCATCACTGGAGAACTGACGTTGGGTCAACTGGTCGCAGCAGAACTGATCGTGACGGTGATCGTTGGAGCATTTGCCAAAATTGGCAAGCACATGGAGAGTTTTTATGACCTGCTAGCAGGCATCGATAAACTCGGTGTACTGTTTGACTTGGATCTCAACCGACAAGATGGAATTGTCGGGTTGGGGAAAAAAGGACCTGTCGAGGTTATTCTTCGAAACATTAGTTTTAAGCGGACCGGCGAGTCCCCCCTACTGAAATCCTGTTCGCTGCAAATTGACCCTGGAAAGTCTACCTGTATTAGAGGCATTTCAGGAAGTGGTAAAAGTACCCTACTGGAAATTATGTGCGGCCTACGAAAACCGAGTTCCGGTCAGATTACATTAGACGGATACCTCCCTCAGGAAATTCGACCGGACATTCTGCAAAAGCGAGTCGCACTCGCAAAGCCGAATGAAATATTTCACGCGACTCTGGAAGACAACATTGTATTACATCGTTCAGATATCGGAGCGTCAGATCTACAAACTTTGCTTCAACAAATTGGTTTAAGTGAATCGATCCTTGAATTACAAGATGGTCTGGGAACCGTGTTAAGTTCCACCGGGGCACCTTTGAATGAAAAACAGAGGAATCTCGTCAGTCTGGCCAGGGCTATCGTGGCTCATCCTGGGCTAATCATTCTGGATGGTCTGCTTGATGCAATGGAAAAAGACGAAGCAGCGAAGATCGTTCAAT